Part of the Candidatus Thorarchaeota archaeon genome, ATAATGATTGCCTCAGCAGTATAGTTACCACGCTGGGTTTCAAGGGTAAATTTGCGGCCATTACCATCCTCAATTTCTATGTTGTCGACCTCGGTTATCTCCTTGATTTTGGCACCGCATTCCCGAACTTGTTCCTTCATTCGTTCTGCTAGTTCGATACCCTTAATCCAGACAAAGCCAGGATAATTCTCGATGCCTGGGCTCGTTGCCTGTGCTCCGCCTAGAACTTTGGCTTCCAACAAAAGTGTATCAAGACCGTATCTTCCACCGTATATGGCTGCGGTCATTCCAGCGGGTCCACCGCCTACAACTACGAGTTCCCAGTCGCGCTTCTCTTCAGACATCCAAAAATGTTCTCCTAGAAATGTGTTGCTCTTGTTATCTCAGAAATACTGGGTTATGTTTAATCTTTTCTTGTGACTATTGAAATTCTGTGCAAGTCTTCATTATTTGCACCCTTGTTGGGGAGCAGCTCAATGCGTTCTACTGGACTCAACAAATCATCAATTCGATTCATTGTAACTTCTCGGAGCGGTTCGTTCTCTCTTTTCATCAAAAAGGCCGCCTTGCTGAATTTATCCGGATCGTATTCGAAAGCTTGCGCAGGCCCAACAACAAAAACCTGATCTACTTTTTTCAGCTGTTCCCATGGCCATATTGAATTGTTGAATGATTCAATAATTACAGCATCTGCTTCGGATTCTATGGCTTCAAAACAACTCTGCACACAATCTTCAAAATTTCGTTGCTCATATTGTCTTACCTGCTTAAGAGAGTCCACAGGTACAACTTTGCTATCTTTGGTTAAGTTTCTCATTGTATCCTTATTCATCACGGTTGTTCCATTTTCTACAAGCTCAGTTGCTGCCACTACATTTGATTGAGCCTTTCCATTTTCGTATTTGGTGAAACGCTGCATCACCAATACTGAATCCCAGCCTGCAAGTGCAAGAGACGTAATTGGTAGGTTACCGGGTTTATCGATATTCGCAGGGGCAAACATACGATGTACTGGATTTGTGACGATGACCGGGAAATTGGATTCTAGTTCATCCCTCACACGTCGGGCATCTAATGAGAACAACTCGTTTTGGTCAATACAATCTTTGGTGTGATTATGATGAAACCAGTAGCTGTGACCACTTATTGGTTTAAAGTATTCCGGATTGATTCCTTGTTCCTTCAGGAAATGACCCAGTTGGATTGCAAATGTAGTCTTACCTGAACGAAACGGGTTAACACCGGAAATCAGTATTCTTATGGTCAAGGGCCCTCCTCCTCAAAAAAATAAAAAGTAGAGGTTGGAGCCCTTGCGGGGCTCCTAGCTCTTCGATTCAATTTGCTTTGATTTAAACTATCACATTGGAGGCATGCCGCCCATGCCGCCCATGCCACCCATACCGCCCATACCGCCCATGCCACCAGCGCCTCCACCGGGTGGACCAGCGGGAGCTTCTGTGGCCTTAGCTGCGATGACATCGTCAATTCGCAGTATCATTTGGGCAGCTTCTGCTGCGGATCGAATGGCCTGATGCTTCACACGAGCAGGCTCTATAACGCCTTCTTTCTGCATGTCAGATATCTCGCCTTTGAGTACGTTGACGCCGGCCCAGATACCTGCCTTGCCAGAGTGCTCCTTGTTGAGGTCGGCAATGATATCGATTGGGTCATGACCGCCATTCTCGGCTAGAGTCTTTGGTACGACTCTGAGTGCCTCGGCGAATGCCTCGATGGCAAGCTGCTCACGACCACCAACCTTCTTTGCGTAGGCTTCAAGTCTCTTGGATATCTCTGTTTCTGGAGCTCCACCGCCTCCGACATATGTACTGTCTTCAACGACATTTCTCACTACACAGAGGGCATCGTGAAGGCCTCTCTCGGCTTCGTCTACAACATGCTCAGTACCACCACGAATGACAATGGAAACTGCCTTGGGGTCTTTGCATTCTCTGATGTAGACTAGCTTATCATCAGCAATCTTGACTTCCTCGACAATGCCAGCTTCACCCAACGCATCTGCGTCAAGTTCATCCAAGCTACTAGCAACGTTTGCGCCGGTAGCTTTGGCAAGCTTCTCTAGAGTGCTCTTCTTGGCTCTGCGAATTGCCAACACGCCTGCCTTGGAAAGGTAGTGCTGGGCAACGTCATCAATGCCCTTCTGACAAATCAGGACATTGGTGCCTGTCTCAATGATTCTGTCGACCATCTTCTTGAGCATGCGCTCTTCTTCGTCGATGAATTGTTTGAGCTGATCGGGTCTATCAATCTTGATTTCAGCATCAAATTCGGTCTTCTCGACCTCGATTGGTGCATTGACCAGAGCAATCTTCGCCTTCTCGACCTTCTTGGGCATGGCTGCATGGACGACTTCTTTGTCCACTACCATACCATCTACGAGCTCTGTCTCAAGTAGGCTCTTGCCCTGCTTCTTGATGACCTCAATCATATCAATGTCGGCGACAGTCTTGCCCTCAACTTCTTCTTTCACTTGAAGAACCGCATGGACAGCGATGTTGGCAAAATGATCTTTAATTCCAACAATGGATTTGCTGTTCATGGATGTGGAAGCGATTTTCTTCAGAATCTCCTTGTCCATCCCTTCCATCGATACTGAAATCTCATTGAGAATCTCTGTAGCTTTTTCAGCTGCTTTCTGATATCCTCCAACAATAATCGTTGGGTGGATGCCCTTGTCAAGAAGGTCCTGTGCTCTCTTCAGCAGTTCTCCCGCAATCACAACAGAAGTCGTTGTGCCGTCACCAGTCTCTTGGTCTTGGCTCCTAGCGACCTCTACAAGCATTTTCGCAGCCGGATGCTGGACATCTATTTCTTTAAGAATAGATGCACCGTCGTTGGTGATTGTAACATCACCAAGCGAGTCAACCAGCATCTTGTCCATACCGCGTGGGCCAAGGGTTGACCTGACCGCTTCCGCGATAATCTTGCCTGCGTTGACGTTGTTTTCTTGCGCGGACTTGCCGCGAGTTCGCGAGGTACCTTCCTTCAGAATAAGTACTGGAGTGCCACTCATTTGCGCCATATTTCATACCTCATTTTATCGGTTATTTGCATGCGAAAGCGCACTACAGAGTGCTTTTCTGGTTCGAATTAAACTGTACATGCGCTTCGAATGCTTACAATAAAACTGTACATGCGTTTCGTTTTTAAAGCTTGCTTTATCCACCATTTGCCTTTCTTCCGGCGAAAGCAGGTCTCTTCTTCAAGAATGCCGTAGAAAAGCCAAATTTCGATACAAACATGCTAATAAGCAAAACCAATATGATGCATACTATATACTCTTCGTAATGGAGTTCTTTCTCTATGGATCTCAGTTTCAATATAGGTGGCGCGGCTGGTCAGGGAATCAACACCATAGGAGACCTAGTCGCACAGGTTTTTGTGAAAAATGGCCTCTATACGTTCACAATAAAGGACTATATGTCGCGAGTCAGAGGAGGCTATAACTTCACACAGATTCGCGTATCCGATGAACATGTTCATGCTCCAGTGCATAGCGTAGATGTGATAATCGCCCTAACTAAGGATGCTATTGTCAATCAGCGAGAGCGTCTCATAGAAGGCGGCGTCATTATCTTCGATGAATCACTTGATTTTGAAGAATGCGAGAGATGTCACTTGCCATTACCGCTTGAAGAGACGGCAGAAGAAGTTGGTGGCGATGTTCGCATGATGAATGCTGCCGCTCTGGGGGCCTTGCTTTCCGTTCTTAAGATGCCAGTTTCGTTGGCAGAAAATGCACTGGCAGATATCTTTGGAGATAAGGGAGATAGCGTGGTTGAAGGCAACGTCAAAGTAGCGCGGACAATGTTTGAAGAGGTAAAAGGGGAACTTGCCCAACGATGCGATCACGATTTTAGCAGTGTTGAGAACGCCCCCTCTAAAGATCGATTGCTGGTGACCGGAAACCAAGCTATTGCCCTTGGAGCAATGGCAGCGAATTTAAAGTGGATTTCGGCTTATCCGATGAGCCCTTCAACATCGCTATTCGAGTTCATCATACAGAACGCACAGCGCCTACAAATTGGTGGTCTGCAAACCGAGGACGAAATAGCAGGACTCAATATGGCGCTGGGTGCTTCACATACTGGGGCGCGATCCATGGTTACGACCTCGGGTGGTGGGTTCTCGTTGATGGTCGAAGCGGTTGGACTGGCGGGTATGGCCGAAATACCGATAGTAATCTATAATGCCCAGCGTCCCGGCCCAAGTACTGGACTACCAACGCGGACAGAACAAGGGGACTTGTTATTCATGCTTCATTCCTCACAGGGTGAGTTTCCAAGAATCATGATCGGCCCAAAAGACCCCCTGGAGGCATACTATCTCACAAAGAATGCCTTTCGTCTTGCCGATAAATTCCAAGTTCCTGTGATGCTGCTTGGCGATCAACATCTGGCAGAATTCAGCATGAATATACCCCGAATAGAGATTGAGGAGATTAGCATGGAGCGTGGAAAACTTGCTGAAAGCTCAGACGATTCATACAAGCGATTCAAAATCACGGAGGACGGTGTGTCTCCCCGAGCATTCCCTGGAGATGAAGGTATGGTTGTTGCAGCTTCTGGGAACACACATAACGAATTTGGACACATTTCTGAGGACCCAGATAATCGAAACGCCATGGTGGAGAAACGATTAGCCAAGATACCACGGATACTCGATGAACTGGAAGAACCCAAAGTCTACGGCGATGAGAAGGCAGACTACACATTGCTAACTTGGGGGTCTACCTGGGGAGCCGCCTATGAGGCAATGCAGCGTTTGTCGCAGGATGGCGTATCTATTAATCATCTTCATTTCGCCTATCTGTACCCTCTCAAAACGAAAAGGTTGAACAGGATATGGAATGAAGCGAAGAAGATTATATCCGTCGAACAGAATGCTACATCACAGTTCGCGAAGCTTATCAGGATGGAGTCGGGATTGAGTGTCGATGAAGAAATCAACAAGTATGACGGGCGACCGATGACGCCAGAATGGATTATCAAAGAACTCAGGGAGGTTGGTGTGCGATGATCGAACGAGAGGATTTGGAATCGCCGCAGGACATCCAGTGGTGCCCAGGTTGTGGTAATTTCGGTATTCTAAGAGCACTGAAACAAGCGGTCATGGAACTTGGTTATCCGAAGCACGAATTCTTCCTAGTATCCGGCATTGGGCAATCAGGGAAGACACCACACTTCATCAACCTGAATGGTTTCCATACGCTTCATGGAAGGGCCATTCCGGTTGCTACAGGTGCCCATGTGGCCAATACTGACTTGAAAGTCATCGTGCATGGTGGAGATGGAGATTTGCTTGGTGAAGGTCTCGGACATCTCATGCATGCGGCACGGAGAAACGTGAACGTCACCTGTCTTCTTCATAATAATGGTGTGTATGGCCTTACCAAGGGACAGTATTCACCAACATCACCGCATGGATTCGTTAGCAAGACCTCGCCGCCTCCAACCGGTGTTCCAATGGATCCTGTTAACACGATAGGCGTTGCTCTGATCGGTGGCGCTACCTTTGTGGCCAGAGGGTTTGCGGGAGACATCAACCAATTAACTCAACTGATAGTTGATGCCATAGAACATCCTGGTTTTGCATTAGTGGAGATTATGCAACCCTGTGTGATCTTCAATCCAAAATGGGGTTGGGATTTCTTCAGAGAACGGGTATACAAACTTGAGGATGACTACGACATTAAGAGCAGAACAGCGGCGCTTGAGAAGTCCTTCGAATTCGGAGATCGTATTCCCACCGGAGTGTTCTACAAGCACGAGAAAACCCATTTTGCTCAAGAACTGCAGCTTCCTGAAGGAAGCCTAAGGGACCATACCAACGACCGTGAAGAAATTCAAGACATAATTGACGAAATGCTAGTTTAATCCAACTATTGATGTGACCTATCATGGTGAACGAAACACGGACCGAGACTGATTCACTCGGCGAGGTTGAGGTGCCTGCTGATGCATATTGGGGTAGCAATACCCAGCGAGCGATTCAGAATTTCCAAATTAGTGACCGTCGTTTTCCAGAGCGGTTTATCCGTTCTCTTGTCATAGTCAAGAAGGCTTGTCTCCTAGCGAATTACGATTTGGAACAAATAGACCAAGGGCGGTTTCAGGCTCTGCTTGAAGCGATTGATGATGTCTTAGAAGGACATCTGAGAGACCAATTTCCTATTGATGTTTTCCAGACTGGATCTGGTACACAAACCAACATGAATGTGAACGAAGTGCTGGCCAATAGAGCCAATGAGATTCTTGGTCAACCTCTTGGGAAGAAAGCACCGGTTCATCCTAATGACCATGTTAATATGGGCCAGTCTTCAAATGATACGATTCCTACAGCAATGCATCTTGCCATAATTGATGACATACACGAACATCTCGGCCCCTCTTTGGATTTAGCGATAACGATTCTGGAACGGAAAATGAAGCAATTTGAAGGTATCGTAAAGGTTGGCCGAACGCATCTACAAGATGCTGTTCCAATCCCCCTCTCTCTTGAAGTCTCCGTCTACCGGGACAAGCTGAAATTAGCAAAAGCGGAAATCATATCTGCATCGGATAATCTCCTTTCAGTCCCCATCGGAGGAACAGCACTCGGTACCGGCATCAATTCCTCGAAGATATTCTCAAAGAAGACAGTCACGTATCTTCAAGATCTCACGGGTTTCGAATTCAAAGAAGATGACAACAAAGCCAGAGACATTGCTTCTCATACAAAGGTTGTATCATTGAGTGGCACTTTGCGAACATTGGCCTTGGTTTGTCTGAAAATGGCCAATGATATCCGATGGATGGGAACAGGTCCGAGGGCGGGACTTGGGGAGCTTCAACTCCCAAGAAATGAGCCTGGTAGCTCGATGATGCCCGGAAAAATCAATCCCACCCAGTCAGAAGCATTGATTCAAGTATGTGGTCAAGTATTAGGAAACGACCATGCTATCAGCTTTGGAGAAGCTTTTGGTAGCATTTTGGATCTCAATGTTGCCAAGCCGCTCATTATTCAAAA contains:
- a CDS encoding class II fumarate hydratase, producing MVNETRTETDSLGEVEVPADAYWGSNTQRAIQNFQISDRRFPERFIRSLVIVKKACLLANYDLEQIDQGRFQALLEAIDDVLEGHLRDQFPIDVFQTGSGTQTNMNVNEVLANRANEILGQPLGKKAPVHPNDHVNMGQSSNDTIPTAMHLAIIDDIHEHLGPSLDLAITILERKMKQFEGIVKVGRTHLQDAVPIPLSLEVSVYRDKLKLAKAEIISASDNLLSVPIGGTALGTGINSSKIFSKKTVTYLQDLTGFEFKEDDNKARDIASHTKVVSLSGTLRTLALVCLKMANDIRWMGTGPRAGLGELQLPRNEPGSSMMPGKINPTQSEALIQVCGQVLGNDHAISFGEAFGSILDLNVAKPLIIQNVLDSIQLLSNGIRSFAKNCLADLKADEKRIEELLDRSLMVVTRLSPFIGYDKASEVAKTALRRGLTIRQTFEEMDLEINGNLDEILDPKEMV
- a CDS encoding 2-oxoacid ferredoxin oxidoreductase (catalyzes the coenzyme A-dependent decarboxylation of 2-oxoacids, such as pyruvate and 2-oxoglutarate), yielding MIEREDLESPQDIQWCPGCGNFGILRALKQAVMELGYPKHEFFLVSGIGQSGKTPHFINLNGFHTLHGRAIPVATGAHVANTDLKVIVHGGDGDLLGEGLGHLMHAARRNVNVTCLLHNNGVYGLTKGQYSPTSPHGFVSKTSPPPTGVPMDPVNTIGVALIGGATFVARGFAGDINQLTQLIVDAIEHPGFALVEIMQPCVIFNPKWGWDFFRERVYKLEDDYDIKSRTAALEKSFEFGDRIPTGVFYKHEKTHFAQELQLPEGSLRDHTNDREEIQDIIDEMLV
- a CDS encoding TCP-1/cpn60 chaperonin family protein, with translation MAQMSGTPVLILKEGTSRTRGKSAQENNVNAGKIIAEAVRSTLGPRGMDKMLVDSLGDVTITNDGASILKEIDVQHPAAKMLVEVARSQDQETGDGTTTSVVIAGELLKRAQDLLDKGIHPTIIVGGYQKAAEKATEILNEISVSMEGMDKEILKKIASTSMNSKSIVGIKDHFANIAVHAVLQVKEEVEGKTVADIDMIEVIKKQGKSLLETELVDGMVVDKEVVHAAMPKKVEKAKIALVNAPIEVEKTEFDAEIKIDRPDQLKQFIDEEERMLKKMVDRIIETGTNVLICQKGIDDVAQHYLSKAGVLAIRRAKKSTLEKLAKATGANVASSLDELDADALGEAGIVEEVKIADDKLVYIRECKDPKAVSIVIRGGTEHVVDEAERGLHDALCVVRNVVEDSTYVGGGGAPETEISKRLEAYAKKVGGREQLAIEAFAEALRVVPKTLAENGGHDPIDIIADLNKEHSGKAGIWAGVNVLKGEISDMQKEGVIEPARVKHQAIRSAAEAAQMILRIDDVIAAKATEAPAGPPGGGAGGMGGMGGMGGMGGMGGMPPM
- a CDS encoding 2-oxoacid:acceptor oxidoreductase subunit alpha, whose translation is MDLSFNIGGAAGQGINTIGDLVAQVFVKNGLYTFTIKDYMSRVRGGYNFTQIRVSDEHVHAPVHSVDVIIALTKDAIVNQRERLIEGGVIIFDESLDFEECERCHLPLPLEETAEEVGGDVRMMNAAALGALLSVLKMPVSLAENALADIFGDKGDSVVEGNVKVARTMFEEVKGELAQRCDHDFSSVENAPSKDRLLVTGNQAIALGAMAANLKWISAYPMSPSTSLFEFIIQNAQRLQIGGLQTEDEIAGLNMALGASHTGARSMVTTSGGGFSLMVEAVGLAGMAEIPIVIYNAQRPGPSTGLPTRTEQGDLLFMLHSSQGEFPRIMIGPKDPLEAYYLTKNAFRLADKFQVPVMLLGDQHLAEFSMNIPRIEIEEISMERGKLAESSDDSYKRFKITEDGVSPRAFPGDEGMVVAASGNTHNEFGHISEDPDNRNAMVEKRLAKIPRILDELEEPKVYGDEKADYTLLTWGSTWGAAYEAMQRLSQDGVSINHLHFAYLYPLKTKRLNRIWNEAKKIISVEQNATSQFAKLIRMESGLSVDEEINKYDGRPMTPEWIIKELREVGVR